From a single Xanthocytophaga agilis genomic region:
- a CDS encoding GNAT family protein, with the protein MLFSRARTIPFQLRLLQADDASQLFYTIHTNRAYLRQWLPWVDGTLNVDDSLAFIEDTIAQYKQGECVVAAIWCENRIVGCIGLNNIQTFHQKAEIGYWLARNYQEKGIITRACRQMINYAFDELKLNRVEILVAEKNRRSRSVAERLGFEEEGLLRNYYRHRQEFVDVVIYGMLKKYWKSS; encoded by the coding sequence ATGCTATTTAGCCGAGCCCGAACTATCCCGTTTCAACTACGCCTGTTACAGGCAGATGATGCCAGTCAGCTCTTTTATACTATCCATACGAACCGCGCCTATCTGAGACAATGGCTCCCATGGGTCGACGGAACGTTGAATGTAGATGATTCTCTCGCATTTATTGAAGACACGATTGCGCAATATAAACAAGGAGAGTGTGTCGTAGCTGCAATCTGGTGCGAAAACAGGATTGTGGGATGCATTGGTTTGAATAATATACAAACATTCCATCAAAAAGCTGAGATAGGCTATTGGCTTGCCCGTAACTATCAGGAAAAAGGAATTATTACTCGAGCTTGTCGGCAAATGATCAATTATGCGTTTGATGAACTGAAACTTAACCGGGTTGAAATCCTTGTCGCTGAAAAGAATCGGCGTAGTCGCTCAGTAGCCGAACGACTTGGCTTTGAAGAAGAAGGTTTATTACGAAACTATTATCGGCATCGTCAGGAATTTGTAGATGTAGTAATCTATGGCATGTTGAAAAAGTACTGGAAATCAAGTTAG
- a CDS encoding acetyltransferase, which translates to MENPVIIFGAKGLGRVALDIFQSNEVVVYGFLDDDKQLHNTEIMDISVLGDTDDDGFLKLIGKKCEAFIATDDNKLRKHLVEVLLERRKTMPVNAIHKQAYIAPSASISHGNLISAGVIINSAASVGSHCILHANTVVDYEATLGDLVQIGTGSIIGSGVTIESGAFIGSGVTIVSGITIGKNARIGAGSVVIENVKAGATVFGNPAKVIER; encoded by the coding sequence ATGGAAAACCCGGTTATTATTTTTGGTGCAAAAGGTCTGGGACGTGTAGCATTGGATATTTTTCAGAGTAATGAAGTGGTAGTATATGGATTTCTGGACGATGACAAACAGTTACACAATACAGAAATTATGGATATCTCTGTACTTGGAGATACAGATGATGATGGCTTTCTGAAGCTGATTGGCAAAAAATGTGAAGCATTTATAGCGACAGACGACAATAAATTACGAAAGCATCTGGTGGAAGTACTACTGGAGAGACGTAAAACAATGCCTGTTAATGCTATTCACAAACAAGCCTATATTGCCCCTTCTGCATCAATCAGTCATGGAAATTTAATCAGTGCAGGTGTAATCATCAATTCAGCTGCCAGCGTAGGCAGCCATTGCATTTTACATGCTAATACCGTAGTTGACTATGAAGCTACACTTGGTGATCTGGTACAGATAGGCACAGGTAGTATTATTGGCAGTGGTGTAACTATTGAAAGTGGTGCATTTATAGGAAGTGGCGTTACTATTGTTTCAGGAATTACCATAGGCAAAAATGCCCGAATTGGCGCGGGATCTGTAGTTATTGAGAATGTTAAAGCAGGAGCAACCGTATTTGGTAACCCGGCAAAGGTTATCGAAAGATAA
- a CDS encoding metalloregulator ArsR/SmtB family transcription factor, whose translation MKLKNFNLTFGSQLFKTFSDESRVRILFLLYKNKEMCISDLEQILDFTQAKTSRHVLYLKNSGLLSFKKMDQWVYYYLKDEFTEIVGQLFQYMSKDTTLQNDYETFQVLYSNRELAINKLHQDRQRMKEFRLRGKE comes from the coding sequence ATGAAACTCAAAAACTTCAATCTTACTTTCGGAAGTCAACTATTCAAAACTTTCAGTGACGAATCCCGGGTACGCATTTTATTTCTTCTTTATAAAAACAAAGAAATGTGCATATCTGATCTGGAACAAATTCTGGACTTTACACAGGCTAAAACATCCCGTCATGTGTTATACCTGAAAAATTCCGGACTATTGAGTTTCAAGAAAATGGATCAATGGGTATACTATTATCTGAAAGATGAGTTTACTGAGATTGTAGGACAGTTGTTTCAGTATATGAGCAAAGATACCACTTTGCAAAACGACTATGAGACTTTTCAGGTGCTGTATTCTAATCGTGAGTTAGCGATTAACAAACTTCATCAGGATCGGCAACGAATGAAAGAGTTTCGTTTACGTGGGAAAGAATAA
- a CDS encoding (2Fe-2S) ferredoxin domain-containing protein translates to MKFKKHVFICTNQKEAPKKSCGEANGMALVEEFKKELKERGLQIEIRAQRAGCLDACAFGPSLVVYPEGIYYGNVQLTDVKEIVEEHLVADRPVQRLVLPF, encoded by the coding sequence ATGAAATTTAAGAAGCACGTATTTATCTGCACAAATCAGAAAGAAGCACCTAAGAAGTCGTGTGGAGAAGCAAACGGGATGGCTTTGGTAGAAGAATTTAAAAAAGAATTGAAAGAAAGAGGTCTTCAGATCGAAATCAGAGCACAGCGTGCAGGCTGCCTGGATGCCTGTGCATTTGGCCCAAGTCTGGTTGTATATCCGGAAGGCATCTATTATGGCAATGTACAGCTGACAGACGTAAAAGAAATTGTTGAGGAACATCTGGTAGCAGACCGCCCTGTTCAACGATTGGTTCTGCCCTTTTAA
- a CDS encoding Hsp70 family protein — MTNISCGIDFGTSNSSIAVANNGNISLVPIEGTSVTIPSAIFYPYKENIPHYGKAAISMFFERKEGRFMRSLKRVLGTSVMKQGTIINGRPMKFEKIIAEFLINLKAKAESMAGQGIEHVVMGRPVHFVDNDPEADKRAEAELREVARSVGFAHIDFQFEPIAAAFAHEVKLSGEKLAIVVDLGGGTSDFTVIRLSNQYVHKTDRTSDILANTGVRIGGNDFDKDLSLAAVMPELGYKTTYGDKRLEVPLKPYFDLSEWSKINFLYTTKMVVQTRQMLFQSHDKTRFGRLLRVLEQESGHALLASVEDTKIALTEQAEYNASFDFIENSFSIQIKRKLFEDAIREEVEKISDSARQCVQEAGVKREDIDLVILTGGTTEVPLVQQEFKLLFPNAAIADENKLSSVGLGLAYDSQNKFGR; from the coding sequence ATGACAAATATATCCTGTGGAATTGATTTTGGAACATCCAATTCAAGTATCGCTGTTGCTAATAATGGAAATATCAGTTTGGTTCCTATAGAAGGAACGTCTGTAACCATTCCCAGTGCAATCTTTTATCCTTATAAAGAGAATATACCTCATTATGGCAAAGCGGCCATTAGCATGTTCTTTGAACGGAAAGAAGGACGCTTTATGCGTAGTTTGAAACGTGTGCTGGGTACATCTGTGATGAAACAAGGAACAATCATCAATGGTCGTCCGATGAAGTTTGAAAAGATCATAGCAGAGTTCCTGATTAATCTGAAGGCCAAAGCAGAAAGTATGGCAGGTCAGGGAATAGAGCATGTAGTTATGGGACGCCCTGTACACTTTGTTGACAATGATCCAGAGGCTGATAAACGAGCAGAGGCCGAATTACGTGAGGTGGCTCGTAGTGTAGGGTTTGCACATATAGATTTTCAGTTTGAACCTATTGCGGCTGCATTTGCACATGAAGTCAAGCTATCAGGTGAAAAGCTGGCTATTGTAGTAGATCTGGGTGGAGGTACTTCAGATTTTACAGTAATTCGTTTGTCTAACCAGTATGTACATAAAACAGACCGAACTTCAGATATACTGGCAAATACTGGTGTTCGGATTGGCGGAAACGATTTTGATAAGGATTTGAGTTTGGCTGCTGTAATGCCAGAGCTGGGCTATAAAACTACCTATGGCGATAAAAGGCTGGAAGTGCCTTTAAAACCCTATTTTGATCTTTCGGAATGGAGTAAAATTAACTTTCTATATACGACCAAGATGGTAGTGCAAACACGTCAAATGTTGTTTCAGTCACATGACAAGACACGGTTTGGCAGATTGTTGCGTGTGTTAGAGCAGGAGAGTGGACATGCATTATTGGCAAGTGTTGAAGATACAAAGATTGCCTTAACCGAGCAGGCAGAATATAATGCCTCTTTTGACTTTATTGAGAACAGCTTTTCTATTCAGATCAAACGGAAATTATTCGAAGATGCTATACGGGAAGAGGTAGAGAAGATTTCTGATTCTGCCAGACAATGCGTCCAGGAAGCAGGAGTGAAGCGGGAAGATATTGATCTGGTTATACTTACTGGTGGAACTACAGAAGTGCCATTAGTGCAACAGGAATTTAAGCTATTGTTCCCAAATGCTGCCATAGCTGATGAAAACAAATTATCCAGTGTAGGGCTTGGATTGGCTTATGATAGCCAAAATAAGTTTGGTAGATAA
- a CDS encoding ABC-F family ATP-binding cassette domain-containing protein: protein MISVDSITVEFNGAALFSNITFNINENDRIALMGKNGAGKSTLLKIIAGVNKPTRGKISAPKDAVIAYLPQHLLTEDNCTVFEEASKAFGKILEMKKQMDELNLALETRTDYESDEYAKIIEQVSELSEKYYSIEDSNFDAEVEKTLMGLGFQRSDFTRPTNEFSGGWRMRIELAKILLQKPDLILLDEPTNHMDIESIQWLEEFLVNNAKAVIVISHDKTFVDNITNRTIEVTMGRIYDYKATYSHYLQLRKERREQQQKQYDDQQKQIAEIQEFIDRFKGTYSKTLQVQSRVKMLEKIEIIEVDEVDTSHLNLKFPPAPRSGNYPVVVEGLTKRYGDHVVFADASVTIERGQKVAFVGRNGEGKSTLVKAIMGEIDFEGKLQVGHNSMIGYFAQDQASKLDSELTVFQTIDQIAVGEIRTKIKDILGAFMFSGETIDKKVKVLSGGERTRLAMIKLLLQPVNLLILDEPTNHLDIKTKDILKDALKAFDGTLILVSHDRDFLDGLADKVFEFGNKRIKEHFEDINGFLRNKKMENLREIERKAVK, encoded by the coding sequence ATGATCTCAGTTGATTCGATTACAGTAGAGTTTAACGGTGCCGCTCTTTTTAGCAACATTACCTTTAATATTAATGAGAATGACCGGATTGCCTTAATGGGTAAAAACGGTGCAGGAAAATCAACCTTATTGAAAATTATCGCTGGTGTAAATAAACCCACACGCGGAAAAATATCTGCTCCCAAAGATGCCGTAATTGCCTATCTGCCTCAACATTTGTTAACAGAAGACAATTGTACTGTATTTGAAGAAGCCTCCAAAGCTTTCGGAAAAATACTGGAAATGAAAAAGCAGATGGATGAGTTGAATCTGGCATTGGAGACACGCACGGATTATGAATCAGATGAATATGCCAAGATCATAGAACAGGTATCTGAACTTAGTGAGAAATACTATTCGATAGAAGATAGCAATTTTGATGCAGAAGTAGAAAAGACGTTGATGGGATTAGGCTTTCAACGTAGTGATTTTACCCGTCCTACCAATGAGTTTAGTGGTGGGTGGCGTATGCGGATCGAGCTTGCTAAGATTTTGTTGCAAAAACCGGATCTGATTCTGTTGGATGAGCCTACTAACCACATGGATATTGAATCTATTCAGTGGCTGGAGGAATTTCTGGTAAATAATGCCAAAGCTGTAATTGTGATATCCCACGATAAAACGTTTGTTGACAATATCACAAACCGGACCATAGAGGTAACTATGGGACGCATATATGATTACAAAGCGACATACTCTCATTATCTTCAGTTGCGGAAAGAACGTCGCGAACAGCAGCAAAAACAATATGATGATCAGCAGAAGCAGATTGCTGAGATTCAGGAATTCATAGATCGGTTCAAAGGAACCTATTCCAAAACACTTCAGGTACAATCTCGTGTGAAGATGCTGGAAAAGATTGAGATCATTGAAGTGGATGAAGTGGATACTTCACATTTGAATCTGAAGTTTCCTCCAGCCCCTCGTTCAGGTAACTATCCTGTTGTGGTAGAAGGATTAACCAAGCGCTATGGAGATCATGTGGTATTTGCGGATGCTTCTGTAACTATCGAACGTGGGCAGAAAGTAGCATTTGTAGGTCGGAATGGTGAAGGGAAATCTACACTGGTGAAGGCAATCATGGGAGAAATTGATTTTGAAGGAAAACTTCAGGTAGGACATAATAGTATGATTGGATACTTTGCACAGGATCAGGCTTCCAAGCTGGATAGTGAACTAACTGTTTTTCAGACTATTGACCAGATTGCAGTAGGAGAGATTCGTACAAAAATCAAAGATATTCTGGGAGCTTTTATGTTCAGTGGGGAAACTATAGATAAGAAGGTAAAGGTACTATCCGGAGGGGAAAGAACGCGTTTGGCTATGATTAAGCTGTTGTTACAGCCTGTAAACCTTTTGATCCTTGATGAACCTACCAACCACCTGGATATCAAAACAAAAGATATTCTGAAAGATGCACTCAAGGCTTTTGATGGTACATTGATTCTGGTATCGCATGACCGTGACTTCCTGGATGGTTTGGCTGATAAAGTATTTGAGTTTGGTAATAAACGTATTAAGGAACACTTTGAAGATATTAATGGCTTCCTGAGAAATAAGAAAATGGAAAATTTACGTGAAATTGAGCGAAAAGCTGTAAAATAA
- a CDS encoding DMT family transporter — MSIHSKAVVKVTLVMLVWAGSFSVTKAGIYHIPPVFFAFLRFALASIILLIILFVKERNKTLPMSPGWNRSVWYKVIGMSIMGVTLYYTFFNLALRYTSAAMGSLIQGFIPVGVVVLAALYLKERLQSIQLVGVVISIIGVICIGFVSNPETADFLQASIWGMSSVIVGNILVILSALCWVIYTIISKKLAHLDSTHLTTWSTIIGTICFIPLMGVELSYEPLPVISWQGWVEILYLGVLASALSYFWYNDAMKYLNAVEVGIFNNLDPVMGAVIAVVFLHEPVSLWQVTGTVFVLIGVWISTVSNKTPVSH; from the coding sequence ATGTCTATACATAGTAAAGCTGTTGTTAAGGTTACTTTGGTAATGCTTGTCTGGGCAGGTTCATTTTCAGTAACTAAGGCAGGAATTTATCATATTCCACCTGTGTTTTTTGCATTTCTGCGTTTCGCTCTCGCATCTATTATCTTACTAATCATTCTGTTTGTAAAAGAACGAAACAAAACACTTCCAATGTCTCCTGGCTGGAATCGGTCTGTCTGGTATAAAGTAATAGGTATGAGTATTATGGGAGTGACCTTATATTATACATTCTTTAATCTGGCATTACGATATACTTCTGCCGCCATGGGTTCTTTGATCCAGGGATTTATCCCTGTGGGTGTGGTAGTATTGGCTGCTCTTTATTTGAAAGAGAGACTGCAATCGATTCAACTTGTTGGTGTGGTGATTTCCATTATTGGAGTAATTTGTATAGGGTTTGTATCTAATCCAGAAACTGCTGATTTTTTACAGGCTTCCATTTGGGGGATGTCTTCTGTGATTGTCGGAAATATCCTGGTAATTCTATCTGCATTATGCTGGGTAATCTACACCATTATTTCCAAAAAATTAGCACATCTGGATTCTACACATCTTACTACATGGTCTACTATTATAGGAACGATATGTTTTATTCCTCTGATGGGTGTAGAATTATCCTATGAGCCATTACCTGTTATTTCCTGGCAAGGCTGGGTTGAAATTCTCTATCTGGGAGTGCTGGCTTCTGCATTAAGCTATTTCTGGTATAATGATGCCATGAAATACCTGAATGCGGTTGAGGTAGGTATATTTAACAATCTTGACCCGGTAATGGGAGCCGTTATTGCAGTTGTTTTTTTGCATGAGCCTGTTTCTTTGTGGCAAGTTACAGGAACTGTATTTGTTTTGATCGGAGTCTGGATCAGTACTGTTTCCAATAAGACGCCTGTTTCACATTGA
- a CDS encoding alpha/beta hydrolase family protein: MKRCIPGFFLLVCLCLSVKAQQISPVEGSWVGTLAVSGIKLRLVTHIHTEANGYKATLDSPDQGAKDIPIDIVTFQNDSLTLIMNRLGAVYKGLYRKDSVLIQGLFTQNGHSFPLVMQKSEKGITVNRPQLPVRPFPYKEEDVVYENPSTHTKLAGTLTLPQTGTAFPVVILISGSGPQDRDETLFAHKPFLVLADYLTKQGFAVLRVDDRGVGKSTGSFSTATSADFAEDVKAGIAYLKTRKEINPQKIGLIGHSEGGMIAPMVASKSPDVAFIVLMAGPGITGEQILRTQAITFYKKMGASDSEIKTILELSDAVDKLAESNSTDKQKRKEGIVQLIKDKAAGISDSRKKQLEITEDAFLQSVELAQSPWMKYFIHFDPIPVLKQVRIPVLAINGSKDVQVLADNNLKGIETALKQGGNKKYQVQKLEGLNHLFQKADSGFPGEYGTIEQTIDPTALTAIGDWLKKVAGK; encoded by the coding sequence ATGAAAAGATGTATACCTGGATTTTTCTTATTGGTCTGCTTATGCCTTTCTGTGAAGGCCCAGCAAATCTCACCTGTGGAAGGTTCCTGGGTAGGGACATTAGCCGTATCTGGCATTAAATTGCGATTGGTAACACATATTCATACAGAGGCCAACGGATATAAGGCAACATTGGATAGTCCAGATCAGGGTGCTAAAGATATCCCTATTGATATTGTTACATTTCAGAACGATAGTTTGACTCTGATCATGAATCGGCTAGGGGCTGTGTATAAAGGGTTGTATCGTAAAGACAGTGTTTTGATACAAGGCCTATTCACTCAGAATGGACACAGTTTTCCACTTGTTATGCAGAAGAGCGAAAAGGGAATTACTGTAAACAGACCTCAGCTTCCTGTACGTCCTTTTCCATATAAAGAAGAGGATGTCGTTTACGAGAATCCATCTACCCATACTAAACTTGCCGGAACATTGACTTTACCCCAAACAGGAACTGCTTTTCCTGTTGTGATATTGATTTCAGGTTCTGGGCCACAGGATCGGGATGAGACACTTTTTGCCCATAAACCATTCCTTGTATTAGCGGATTATCTGACAAAACAAGGATTTGCCGTCCTTCGGGTGGATGATCGGGGCGTAGGGAAATCTACAGGAAGTTTTTCTACTGCGACAAGTGCTGATTTTGCAGAAGATGTCAAAGCCGGAATCGCTTATCTGAAAACAAGAAAAGAAATAAATCCCCAGAAGATTGGCTTGATAGGGCATAGTGAAGGAGGAATGATAGCACCAATGGTTGCTTCCAAAAGTCCGGATGTAGCTTTTATTGTATTAATGGCTGGACCCGGAATAACCGGAGAACAAATTCTCAGAACCCAGGCAATTACTTTTTATAAGAAAATGGGTGCTAGTGATAGCGAAATAAAAACTATTCTGGAGTTATCAGATGCCGTCGACAAACTTGCTGAGAGCAATAGTACAGATAAACAAAAACGTAAAGAAGGTATTGTTCAGCTCATAAAAGACAAAGCGGCAGGCATAAGTGATTCTCGTAAAAAACAGTTGGAAATCACGGAAGATGCCTTTTTACAAAGTGTAGAACTTGCTCAATCTCCCTGGATGAAATACTTCATCCATTTTGATCCAATTCCTGTTCTTAAACAAGTACGTATACCTGTATTGGCTATCAACGGGAGTAAAGATGTTCAGGTACTGGCGGATAACAATTTGAAAGGTATTGAAACTGCATTGAAGCAAGGAGGAAACAAAAAGTATCAGGTACAAAAGCTGGAAGGACTCAATCACTTGTTTCAGAAAGCTGATAGTGGATTTCCTGGCGAATATGGTACTATTGAGCAGACAATCGACCCGACTGCACTCACTGCAATAGGAGACTGGTTAAAAAAAGTAGCAGGGAAATAA
- a CDS encoding GNAT family N-acetyltransferase, whose amino-acid sequence MNLTYRLALKSDLITIVQMLSDDKLGAERENLQIPLPVSYLNAFEAITRDPNQELTIVEKAGEIVATFQLTFIPYLTYQGSPRAQIEAVRVKSEYRGQGVGTEIFQYAIQRAKDKGAHLLQLTTDKKRPEAKKFYESLGFVDSHEGMKLHF is encoded by the coding sequence ATGAACCTCACCTATCGCCTGGCATTAAAGTCAGATCTGATTACAATTGTACAAATGCTGTCTGATGACAAACTGGGAGCAGAAAGAGAAAACCTTCAGATTCCATTACCAGTATCTTATTTAAATGCATTTGAGGCAATTACCCGTGATCCCAATCAAGAGTTAACTATAGTAGAAAAGGCTGGAGAAATAGTGGCTACATTTCAGCTAACCTTCATCCCTTATCTAACTTATCAGGGAAGTCCCAGAGCCCAGATTGAGGCTGTACGGGTTAAATCTGAGTATAGAGGACAAGGAGTAGGAACTGAAATATTTCAGTATGCTATCCAGCGAGCAAAAGACAAAGGAGCTCATTTGCTTCAGTTAACAACTGATAAAAAACGTCCAGAGGCCAAAAAGTTTTATGAGTCGCTTGGCTTCGTTGACTCACATGAAGGAATGAAACTGCATTTTTAG
- a CDS encoding DUF1963 domain-containing protein, with product MASVPLDAATDCIRHYSWKAGEQSVIQALKPTIVISEAGQPKFGQSKFRGFPDTPDNMVLDIGREDNFLFQLNFAEIAPFDSQNLLPTEGMLYVFLKGLQSNGAYPDAKEDLKLIYIPESIQSNRSTDGKRMSFEISHTLPGYKSSEYEKLNLGEDFDTLQKVVRSIQEIDGSDDYSSNLLGHPQQTQYNPWFYHFRQNIWKLHGRAPSDPEKYKVWNEKYESEMKTLNDSHVLLYQGATPFNSLAILYIGISKEDLENRNFSAAFYDIQST from the coding sequence ATGGCATCTGTACCTTTGGATGCAGCCACTGATTGCATTCGTCATTATTCCTGGAAGGCAGGAGAGCAATCCGTCATCCAAGCCTTGAAACCTACTATTGTAATAAGTGAAGCAGGTCAACCCAAATTTGGTCAGTCTAAATTCAGAGGTTTTCCAGATACACCTGACAATATGGTATTAGATATAGGAAGAGAGGATAACTTTCTGTTTCAACTCAATTTCGCCGAGATTGCTCCTTTTGATAGTCAGAATCTATTACCAACGGAAGGAATGCTATATGTATTTCTCAAAGGATTACAATCAAATGGTGCATATCCGGATGCAAAAGAGGATCTTAAGCTAATTTACATTCCAGAGTCTATTCAGTCAAACAGGTCGACTGATGGTAAAAGGATGAGCTTTGAGATATCGCATACGTTACCTGGATACAAATCTTCAGAATATGAGAAATTAAATTTGGGTGAAGACTTTGATACTCTACAAAAGGTAGTCAGATCCATACAAGAAATAGATGGCTCAGATGACTATAGCAGCAACTTGCTAGGGCATCCACAACAAACACAGTACAACCCCTGGTTCTATCATTTTCGTCAGAATATATGGAAGCTACATGGCCGTGCTCCCAGTGATCCGGAAAAATACAAAGTCTGGAATGAGAAATATGAGTCAGAGATGAAGACTTTAAACGATTCGCATGTACTTCTTTACCAAGGTGCAACGCCTTTTAATAGTCTGGCAATTTTGTATATTGGTATCTCAAAAGAAGATCTGGAAAACCGAAATTTTAGTGCTGCATTTTATGACATTCAAAGTACATAA
- a CDS encoding SMI1/KNR4 family protein, with product MLTDDFWIQPAKGFTDRTRGRTEEEILKIESTIGFRFPELYRDLMKIQNGGHLRRRAYPFEDGIQELFYNNAKLDPIFVGSVVNVLQELSEFMDEEEIEELAQTEINHMDRLIIVSSMYGHSYMCFDYGWQEETVRSEPEVCFFDMERGNGFEEYLRVESFEKLVSELVYYGYESTSFYIGIRSSLSIDAIIDVLAVQWSVKFQEHTTDRYGWFNFDKWFSGELEITSNLSFHIIVSPNQHRSGTYLFQNHADNTFVIEIIPTQKNDMSEHNTREDTVVINNLLLKFKEKGVTASILLAPFNLS from the coding sequence ATGCTTACAGATGATTTTTGGATTCAGCCAGCTAAGGGATTTACAGACCGTACCAGAGGAAGAACAGAAGAGGAAATTCTTAAAATAGAATCCACTATTGGATTTCGCTTTCCGGAATTGTATAGAGATTTGATGAAGATTCAGAATGGCGGCCATCTCAGAAGACGTGCTTATCCTTTCGAAGATGGTATACAGGAATTATTCTACAACAATGCCAAACTTGATCCGATTTTTGTTGGTTCAGTAGTAAATGTTCTTCAGGAATTAAGTGAGTTTATGGATGAAGAAGAAATTGAAGAACTAGCACAAACAGAAATTAATCATATGGATCGTCTGATTATTGTTTCAAGTATGTATGGACATTCATATATGTGTTTCGACTATGGCTGGCAGGAAGAAACAGTGAGGTCAGAGCCGGAAGTTTGTTTCTTTGATATGGAACGTGGGAATGGTTTTGAAGAGTATCTAAGAGTTGAATCATTTGAAAAGCTAGTTAGTGAACTTGTTTATTATGGATATGAATCTACTAGCTTTTATATAGGTATCAGATCTTCACTAAGTATTGATGCGATTATTGATGTATTGGCTGTTCAATGGAGTGTGAAATTTCAGGAGCATACGACAGATCGGTATGGCTGGTTTAATTTTGACAAATGGTTTAGTGGAGAGCTAGAGATTACATCTAATTTATCCTTCCACATTATAGTAAGTCCCAATCAGCATCGTTCTGGAACTTATCTGTTTCAGAATCATGCAGACAATACTTTTGTGATAGAAATTATACCTACACAAAAAAATGATATGTCAGAACATAATACTAGAGAAGATACAGTGGTAATCAACAATCTATTACTAAAATTTAAGGAAAAAGGCGTAACTGCTTCAATATTGCTGGCGCCTTTTAATCTCTCATAA
- a CDS encoding alpha/beta hydrolase family esterase, whose product MMRTGIYISLTIVLFTIFSFTGCRRRDSIPIDNVFRFKEILTVDGLQRTYTLNLPPTYYTSSDFSLVIAMHGGGGNADQFETTSKLTDKANTAGFIVVYPEGVQSDGLLKARTWNAGGCCDYARDHNIDDVNFIRQLINHLISTYKINPKRVYATGHSNGGMLSYRLACEMPEKIAAIATSSCTMVVKQPCNPSRPVPVLHMHSVKDEHVPYKGGVGISNAYFPPVDSVLNVWSAINACSNPAQVLVNDNRYKYTKWSDCEDNATIQYYLTQDGGHGWPGGLPGGPNSDTPSTVINANDLLWDFFQQYQLP is encoded by the coding sequence ATGATGAGAACCGGCATATACATCTCTTTGACTATAGTACTCTTCACTATCTTTTCTTTTACAGGTTGTCGACGAAGAGATTCTATTCCTATCGACAATGTGTTTCGTTTTAAAGAGATACTAACTGTAGATGGTCTGCAAAGAACCTATACATTAAATCTACCTCCCACCTATTATACTTCTTCTGATTTTTCACTGGTTATTGCTATGCATGGAGGCGGAGGAAATGCAGACCAGTTTGAAACCACCTCCAAACTAACCGATAAGGCTAATACTGCCGGATTTATTGTGGTGTATCCGGAAGGAGTTCAAAGCGATGGACTGCTGAAAGCTCGTACATGGAATGCAGGTGGATGTTGTGATTATGCCCGTGATCATAACATTGATGATGTAAACTTTATCAGGCAGCTTATCAACCATCTGATAAGTACCTATAAAATAAATCCCAAAAGAGTTTATGCTACAGGGCATTCCAATGGAGGTATGTTGTCTTATCGTCTAGCCTGTGAGATGCCTGAAAAAATTGCAGCCATTGCAACCAGTTCCTGTACAATGGTAGTAAAACAACCTTGCAATCCATCTCGTCCGGTTCCGGTGTTGCATATGCATTCTGTAAAGGATGAACATGTTCCCTATAAGGGAGGTGTGGGTATCAGCAATGCGTATTTCCCTCCAGTTGATTCAGTATTGAATGTATGGTCAGCCATTAATGCCTGTTCTAACCCTGCTCAGGTTCTGGTCAATGACAACAGATACAAGTATACCAAATGGTCAGACTGTGAAGACAATGCAACTATACAGTACTACCTCACCCAAGATGGCGGCCATGGTTGGCCAGGAGGATTACCTGGAGGTCCTAATAGTGATACACCTTCGACAGTAATCAATGCCAATGATTTACTCTGGGATTTCTTCCAGCAGTATCAGCTTCCCTGA